The DNA segment TCCTTCTCTACTAAATAACTTGACGTCGCTTCCCCTGCACCAGGATAGCCACCCCAGAATCCGTTTACTGTAAATTTCATCTCACTCACCCTTTCAAAAAAAGTACAAGTTGTTATAAAACAAACTGTTGCTTTTATCGTCCTGTTATAATACAATGATACCATAATCAACCAATCAAACATTTGGAGGGATTCACATGTTGCAAAGCGCACTCGAATTTTTCAAAAGTCTTCCGAAGAAGAAATGTTCCGATTGTGGCACAGACATTAATGAACAAGCGGATTGCTACTCCAACCTCTGCGAAAAATGTAATCATCCAGCACGCTAACACCCACAGAAACCACTTCAATAAACCTCACACAACAGAAATAAGAACTCCAAACGTTCACATCCCCACCATTACATGCTGGGGATGTATTTATGTACAGACGGCCATCTGTATTACAACAGATCACTCATCGTCTGTCTCTTGAAGAAGCTGCTGGTCAATGGCAGTCGTATCTGCATGACCACCGAACCAATCACTCAACTTCTCTTTCGCCTTTTCCTTCGTCTCCTCGTCGATATACATAGCAACTTGAATCAATGCCGCACCGATCACGGTTAGATCATCTGTATACCCTACACCAGCAGCCACATCTGGGATTAAATCAAGGGGAAGAATAAAGTACCCGAGCGCACCGATAATTGTAGCTTTCGTTTTCTTTGGTACTTCTGGTTTTTGTAGGGTGTAGTAAAGCAAGAGGACGCTGTACACGACAGAGCCGCCCGCTTTCTTGCCATACCTTCGTACTTTGCCCCAGAATTTCTCAGAAGAGTAGAATCTCTTTCCCTTCTCCAGTTTCTCTTGAAGCTGCCCCTCATCCATTCCCTTATCATTCCGCATAAACGTCACACCTCCTGTACCTTAGGCTTCCCCTCCTCAATTTAAACAAAACAAGGAAAGCGGTCGTTCAACGCATAAAAAAAGCCCCACCTTGGTTGGTGAGACTTAAGAAATCATTGTGACGCGCTGCTGTGTCGAATCCCGGACGAGCAGTTGGTGCCTGAACACGATCTCTTGCCTAAATAAGACAGATGGATGCTCAATATAGTGGACAAGTGTCTCTACGCAATGCTCTCCCATCTCCGTGACAGGTTGTTCGACTGTTGTGATGGATGGACTCATAAGCAGCGATATCGCCTGATTATCAAATCCCACAACAGCAAGATCATCTGGTACACGCAAGCCTAACTGCTTCGCTTCATGAATCATTCCAGCAGCCACTTCATCTGACCCCGTGAACACTCCATCTACATTTGGATGGTGCTGGACAAGCGAGTGCAGCACGTCCCGACCGTGATCAATGGTATAAGCTCCTTCCATCTTCTCATCCAATACAGGCGATAACCCCGATTGGTTAAGCGCTTTCAAAAAACCTTTTTGTCGATTTTGAGCCACTATGCTATCATTTCCCCCGCTTAAGTACGCCAAGTGACGACATCCTTGCTGAATTAAATGACGCGTTGCCTCATAGGCTGCCTGCTCATGGTCGACATAGACAACGGGCAAATTGGCACCGCGCACATTCTCGTTACAAAGAACAATAGGACCATACGTTAAGTAAGGTTTAATCTTAGACCACTCGTTTCGAACGGCAGTCATAATGACCCCGTCCACTTGCTTCGTGCGTAGCAACTCCAAATAATCCAATTCTTTCTTCTCATCCTCATGTGTTTGACAGATAATTACGCGGTACCCCCACGCAGACGCCTTAATTTCCATCGCTTCAATCAGGTGTGAAAAGAAAGGATTGGTTATGTTCGGTAGTAGTATCGCAATGGTTTCCGTCTTTTGATTTCGCAATCGACGAGCTGAAGAGTTCGGCACGTACCCCAGTAGATCCATAGCTTCCTTCACTCGTTGTCGTTTCTCCTCGGCTACGTACGGCTGATCATTAATCACACGTGAAACCGTCGTACGAGAAAGCCCAGCCTGCTTAGCCACATCCTCAATGGTCGGCATGCTACATCCCCCTTGTTGTAACTTCCGTTTTGAAATCGTTTTCATAGATTCAGTTTACTAGGTTATCAAGAGACTTTCAACCACTTTCTGGATTTTTTATACAATAGTCTGTCATTTATTAACCTTTTTGTTTTCCAGGTAACCATCCTAACGTTTAATTGTAGAGAAAGAACGGGATGAAGAGTGCGACTAAGACTCCGTTGTCTTAAGACAATCATACTCAGTGTCTTTCCATACGACCATTCCACCCGAAACTCAGTATTCCAAAAGAATTAATAACTTCACTCAGGTTTCTATTCTATTTATTACGTCTTTTTTCACTTGAAAAGCCACTTACCTTTATCAACGTTTTGGGTATATCCATATCATTTAAGAGGTAATCTGATTTTGTCTTAATCCCTTTGAGATTTATGAATTGCCCGTCCTGGTCCGAGAAACTGCGACCAGTTCTACACCAGAATGCAAAATGCTCACAATTGTTTAATAAGAGATGGTAGTCTTTTTTTCCAAGCTCGGACTTGGCTCTCCATACTGCCTCTTCAGGTGTATAGAGATTCCCGAACTTTAGACTTTTCTCCACATTTGCAACAAAGAAATATTCTTCGCCTTTAAGGAAATCGTCCATCGTGGTTTGGATAATCGTATTGTTCTTAATATCACTCGGACTTGAGAAGTGGATGACCTCCCGCATTCCAATATAAACACCGTAATGAATAATATGTCCTATGTACCGTCTGACACCGAGTATTTGCCCTGGTCTTAGGTATTCCATTCCCGCTGTTTGCGCAATATTGGAGAGCTTATATGGACGCCTGATTCCGTTTGGTTTTGTCTCAAATATGTATTCCATTTTATCAATTTCGGTGTGCACTTTATTTTTTATGGCGTCAGCCATTAGGTCCGCCCCGCTCCCTAAGACGATACGCAATTCTGTTAGTGGATTAGTATTTGCTTTATTGAAACCCTTCCTACCCCCAAAAACCCCCATCTCCCCACCTACTTTTCCTTTAATTGTTTAATTATAGCAAAACCCTCATTACACAGGTAACCTTAATGACTGATACATGTCGGTGTATCATAAATAAAGTTAAATCTATAATATCTGCATTATTGCGTGTATGGATGAGAGCATTAGGTCACAAGCATGCCCACACCATCGTTGTCCTCATTGCGTGCATCATGATGAACCTTCTCACACAATAATAGAGAATCTTTCACCCATTTACTTTCGTTCGTAGTGGACCAATCGACAGAAATGAAAAAAGACCAAGTTCAGGTCATACGTGAACTTGGTCTTCTCTATGTTCTACTATTGTTGAAGATACGCCAATACCGATTGTACAGCAGCTTCTCCTTGGTCGATGCAATCTGGGACTCCGAGGCCATCAAAGGAAGCACCAGCTAGATACACGCCCGGCAACTGCGATCGCATTTCTTCTCGAATCGTTTCCATTCTCTCACGGTGGCCTACTGTATATTGGGCTCTTGATTCCTTCCAACGTGTAATAAGGGAGAATTCTGGCTCTCCTTCAATGTTCATCACCTTGTTCAGATCATTGAGAACGACGCGTTGGATTTCTTCATCTGATGCGTTTACAATCTCTTGATCAGAAGGTTTCCCAACGTATACGCGTAATAGAGCCTTCCCGTCAGGTGTTGTGTGAGGCCATTTCTTGTGGGTCCACGTACACGCTGTAATTCGGTAGTCTTCATTTCTCGATACAACGAAACCAGTTCCATCAATGTCTTCCTTGATGGCGGACTGGTCAAATGCCATCGCTACGTTCGCAACAGATGTTGCGGGCATCTCTTTGAACGGGGACAGGAAGTCATACTGGGATAGCATCCGTTCCGTTTCTTTATGCGGCGTTGTAACGACAACACTATCCGCTTTAAGAACGGTTCCGTCCGTCAATAGAAGATGGTACCCTGCTTCTTTACGTTGTATGTGGTCTACACCCGTCTCGAAGCGTACCGTTCCCTCATCAAGCCGTTCCTCGATTGCGTTCACGAGTGAACTCATTCCACCTGTCAACGTACGGAAGACGCTTGGCTTTTTCTTTTGTTTCGGTTGTTTAGGAACCATCGTCTTCAAGCCTTTAATTAAACTGCCATGTTCCTGCTCTAGTTGATAGAAGTTCGGGAACGTTGACATGAGACTAAGCTGGTCAATATCTCCAGAGTAAATACCTGAAAGGAGCGGTTCAATTAAGTTCTCTACCACTTCATCTCCTAGTCTCTTTCTGAAGAATAAGCCAAGAGATTGGTCACCAGTTTCCTTACCACGTGGTTTCACGAAATCCATTCCAGCCCGCAACTTCCCTTTCATACTAAAGAGGCCAGAAAACAGAAACGGTCGTACCTGAACTGGAATCCCCATGTAAGAGCCTCTTGGCATCTTATTAAGCTTTCCATTTGCGAGAATGTAAGATTGCCCAGTGGCATTGCCGACAACCGTGTCGGATAATCCGACTTCTTCAATGAGTCGGAATGAACTTGGCTTTCTTGCAATCAAAGAATCTGGTCCGCGCTCGATTGTGAAACCGTCTCGCTCTTCCGTTTTAAGAAAGCCACCGAGTTCCTTGCTTGATTCTAACAATTGAATGCGGTACGGAAGCTGTTGCTCTTTTATGTATTTTTGAAGGTAATAGGCAGTGGCAAGCCCTGTTATGCCACCGCCAACAATTGCGATTGTGCGTTCAGTCATCGTTATCCCCTGCTTTTTGCTTGATTGAGTACGACTTTCGCCAATGTTTCGATAAATAACGGATGCGTGTTCGGCATCTCTGGACGATAATAGCTTGCGCCTAGTTCGTCACAGACAACCTTACATTCGTAGTCATTGTCATAAAGAACCTCTAAGTGATCGGATACAAAACCTACTGGAGCATAGACGAACGTACGATAGCCCTTCTCGTTGTATAGGTCACGTGTTAAATCTTGCACATCTGGCCCAATCCAAGGGTCTGGTGTATTCCCTTCACTTTGCCAACCGATGGCATAATTTTGTATTTGCAGTTGGTCGGCAATTAAGTCTGCTGTTGTCTTCAGCTGTTCAGGGTAAGGGTCGCCATTTTGAATAATCTTCTCTGGAAGACTGTGAGCAGAAACGACCAATACTGCCTTCTCATATTCTTCTTTCGACATCTTCTCATACTCTTTACGAATATGTTCTGTCCAGTACTGGATAAAGCCTGGCTCATCATACCAGCTCTCAACGGATGTAATCGTCGTTACCCCATATTTCTCTGCCTCTTCTTTCGCACGACCGTTGTACGATTTCACACTAAAGGTAGAATAATGAGGAGCTAATACGATTGAGACCGCTTCTTCAACGCCATCTTCAGCCATTTGCTTCACGGCATCTTCAATAAATGGATCAATGTGTTTAAGACCTAAGTATAATTTGAATTCGTATTCATCCTGGTCCGCATTTAGACGGTCACGTAAGGCTTCTGCCTGCTCTTGAGTAATTCGAGCTAGGGGAGAGATGCCTCCAATTGCGTCATAACGCTCTCGCAACTCATCTAATGCTTCCTGAGAAGGCTGTCTTCCCCGACGAATATGTGTGTAAAAACGCTCCAAATCTTCCTCTTTGTATGGTGTACCATATGCCATAACAAGCAATCCCATTGTTTTCTTTGCCATGTTATCCACCTCTACTTCAAAGTTTAGTATCGACTAGTGCTAGGATCTCTTCGAATACGTATGAACCAGTTCTGTTACTTTTCTTAACGTCTCTGGTTTGATTTCAGGTACCACTCCGTGACCTAAGTTAAACACGTAGTTCGGCTGTTCCATACCTTGGTCAAGAATCGCTTTGACACGAGATTCAATCGTATCCCAATCCGATAATAGAATGGCAGGGTCTAGGTTCCCTTGTAGTGCTTTCTTTATTCCCATGCCGCGAGCATCGCGAATCGTCGTACGCCAATCCAGTCCAACTACATCAAGCGGCAGCTCACTCCACTCTTTCGTTAAGTGGCCAGCACCCACACCAAACATGATAAGCGGAACCCCTTCTGGACGAAGCGCTTCGAAGATACGTTCCATCGTCGGTTTAATATAGAAACGATAGTCTTCTACATTTAGATTACCAACCCAAGAGTCAAATACTTGAATCACCTTCGCCCCAGCCGCAATTTGAGACTTCACGTAACGAATCGCCATATTTGCAAGCTTATCCATCAACATGAACCAAGCTTCCGGTTCACTATACATCATCGCCTTCGTCTTGTTGTAATTCTTTGAAGGTCCTCCTTCAATCATATAGCTCGCCAAAGTAAACGGCGCACCTGTGAAACCAATTAGAGGCACATTCAGTTGCTCTTGTGTTAACAATTTAATCGTATCCAATACGTAAGGCACATCCGCCTCTGGGTCAATCTCACCCAACTTCTCCACATCGTGCTTAGATCGAATTGGGTTATGGATAACCGGCCCAACCCCTTTTCTAATCTCTACATCGACCCCAAGCGCAGGTAATGGAGACATAATATCCTTATACAAGACAGCCGCATCCACATCATATTGCTCAACAGGCAACCGCGTCACATACGCACACAGCTCCGGCTGATGCGTAATCTCAAATAAGGAATACTTTTCCTTTAACTTCCGATACTCAGGTTGAGACCGACCAGCCTGCCGCATAAACCAAACAGGAACATGACCCGCCTCCTCCCCTCGAATCGCTTTAAGCATTGTGTCATTAAATGGAGTTGTCATAACGTCTCACCTTTCAATTCGTTCCAATATGTACTCTTCCACCAATATAACGATTTCTATACCACATGTATAGTCAGAAAGGACGAAAGTCAATAAATTGTTGGAATTACCCCCGAAAAGCGGAAGGGGGCGGTTAGGTACGGAAGGCATAAGCGAAGCAACGCAGTGAAGTGCCCTTCCTTCACGGAGTTGAATCGCTTATGTCCGTAGTACCTGCCCCCTGCAGCTAGACACCACGAAAAGCAGAAGCGGCTTGGTCAGGCATAAGACAAGCAATGCAGTGGGGTGCCTTTTCCCCACGGAATTGATTGTCTTATGTCCGTAGTGGCTGCGGACCGAAGCTAGACACGAAAAGCGCAAGGGGGCGGTTAGACCCGTCAGGCATAAGCAAGGCTGCGCAGTGAAGTGCCCTTCCTTCACGGAGTTGAATCGCTTATGTCCGTAGTACCTGCCCCCTGCAGCTGGACACCCTGAAAAGCGGAGGAGGCCCGCTAGACCACTGCGCACCGAAGCTAGACACAAAAGCTACCACCCTTTCCGAAGATGTGAGAATCTACACAAGAACGTTCGTTCACTATCCTATCCCACAGGCGAACCTGGATTAGCTATCACCCAAACATCAATCTAATTGAATGATTAGTAATTCTAATGATAGCTGAGCAGACAAAACCTACACAACAAACGAATAGGCAGTACACACAACAAGGGCTAGCAAATCAATATTGCTAGCCCTTATTGTTTTTAACTTTATGATGGACCATAGAACTCGCTATAACTACTACCACGAAACCAAGAAATACTAGATCGTATTCAAGAAATTCAACTACACGGTTCGCCACAACCATTAGGATAAGCATTAAAATCACTAATATTTTCAGGAGTATATCTGAAACTCTTAACATTAAAGTAATCCCCCCTATTATAAGAATAGTAATGCAGATACCCCACAGTGAGTACGAATCACTGTGGGGTATCTGATATGCCCGTAAATTCGGGTCGACTGTAGTAAACAACTATTAAATCTGATCTGCGACTATCGCTATAAACATACGTTATTTCTCTTTACAACGGGCATCCATACATTCATGGTAGCCTTCTTGTACCTTTTCAGGATAACTCTAGGCTTTCCCTAATCAGTTAATTACGTAGCGAGAATCGAACGTCTACTATATTTGATGGTTGGCCTTCCAACTCAGTAAGACGGTCATACGGAACAACGTAGTATCGAGCTTCGCTAAAGACAGGTACACGGTCTAGCGTATATACTCCTTGCCCTGTGACGGCATCGACCAGTTCATCGTCTTTCCCGTCTTGTTCTTTATAGATTCGATACTCTACCCGCTCGTCACTTGATGGGGACCACGTAAGTCGTGCAGATAAGAACGAGAACGCTCCAAATCTAACTTCACTGCGCACATCGTCTAGCACTGGGAGGTTGATTGGTGGCTCTAGGTCCTGTACGCCATCTGGTTTCGTGAAGGCAGTGGTGAGGTCAGTTTGCTTGTCGTATTCGGTTAAGAAATCCTTCATAAACGTTGTAGGGTACGAACTGCCTCGAGTTAAATAATCTTCGTTGGTTGTTCGATCATATCCCATCCATACGGATCCAACGTAGGAAGGGGTATAGCCAACGAACCATGCATCCTTTGTAGCTCCCTCCACGTTAGGGTGCTGGGTTGAGCCTGTTTTACCTGCTAACGCTTTCTCATAGGTTCCGGCTGATGCCGTCCCTTCTGCTACGACATTTTCGAGCATCCGAGTCATGTTCCAAGCTGTCTGCGACGTAAACACTTCCTGCTGCTCCTCGTCAAACACCTCAACCAACTCACCATTCTGGTCATAGATTTCTACGATGGTATGGGGTTCAATCATCTTACCCCCATGATTGAACGTACGATAGGAACGAACAAGATCAACCGGTGTTACACCATTTTCCAAACCTCCAAGTCCAATGGCCAAGCCTTGGTCTCCTACATCAATTCCGAGCTTACTAAGATAGTCCTTTGAGTAGGATAGCCCCATCTCATTCAACAACCAAATGGTTGAAGCATTCTTTGAAAGTTGCAGGGATTTGTATAAGGAAATTTGTCCTGCATATCGGCCGTCATAGTTGGTTGGTGTGTACGAGTTATACGTCGCTTTCTCATCGGTCAAGAGACTATATGGCTCGTATTCTTCTTGTTCCAGTGCAGGCCCATAAACGGCCAAGGGCTTCATTGTAGACCCTGGCTGACGCTTTACGTTCACGCGGTTAAGGTCACCACGCTCATAGTTTCGACCGCCATGAGCTGCTACAATTTCTCCGGATTGGTCGTCCATTAGAAGAAATGATCCTTGGACACGCTCGCTTGTGCCAGGGAAGTAATCCCCATTCTTCATCATGTCGTAGGAAAGCCTTTGAGCAGCCTCATCTACTCCGACAACAATTCGATACCCGCCTTGCAGCAGTTCTTCCTCGCTCAATTGATACGTATCACTCGCTTCTTTCACAACAAGGTCTACATAGCTATCAAGCCAAGGACGTTCTGACTGGGATACGTGCTCTGTATTTAGGTCGCTCCGTGAATACTTTACAACCTGTTCAGCAGAGAGCATCCCCTCATCATGCATTCGGTTTAACACGATGTTTCTTCGGTCTTTGGCACGCTCTGGATGATCGAGAGGGTCATAATAGTTTGGTCCCTTCGGCATTGCAGCAAGTAGCGCGCCTTGAGAAATCGACACCTCACTTATGGATTCGTTGAAATAATAACGAGAGGCTGCTTCAATGCCATACACGCCGTTTCCGAAATAAATGGTATTTAGATAATATTGCATGATTTCATCTTTCGAAAGAGTCTTGTCGACATATAATGCAGCCATGACTTCCTTGAACTTACGCGTCCACGTCTTGTCATTCGTTAAGAAGAGGTTCTTTACTAATTGTTGGGTAATCGTACTACCGCCCTCCGCTTTCTCCATGGCAATAATGTCCTTGATTAAAGCTCGACTCGTGGAAGTCAAATCCACCCCACTATGCTTATAGAAGTCTCCATCTTCTACCGCGATGAAAGCTTGTTGCACGTGTTCAGGTATTTCATTTAGCTCCACAATTGTCCGATTCTCTTGATACATCTTCGTCAGCGTTTCCCCGTCTTTAGTTTCAATGGTGGAAGCTGTATCTAATACGAATTTCCGCTCATCGACAATCATCTTGCCGCCTAGCAGTAACAGATTATAACCAATTATGAGAAGTAGCAGAAAGGATGCGATTCCAATATATATCCATTTTGCCTGCTTGGATTTCATCCAGTCTGGCAAACGTTCAATCCATGATTTCCAATTCATTTCTAGTTCACCTCTATGAAGTTGTGCTAAATGATCGTATTCAAACTACCTTCTAGCTTGCTTTTTCCAATTCTAGCTTGCTACACTTACGTTACAGAAAGGAGTCGTTACGATGAATGTTTATATGACGAAAGGGACTACCGATTACTTGAGTAAGCTTCAAGCGAACGCTTCTGAATCCATTTGGCTCATGCAGAATGAAGACGGAGCACTTGCCTACTACGAAGGGGACAACAACCCATTCCAGGAGCCACTTACATACGAAGTGGTCGACCATGTGAATGAGCTCAAACAAGAAGGGTACGTTGTGTTAAACAACATCCCAGTCACAGATGAAGGTCGTCCAATCTTTGAAGACCGGTTTAAGAATCGTGCTGGCGCCATTGAAGACACACCTGGCTTCCAGGCAATCCGAATTCTTCGTCCAACTGGTGGGGACCAAACGTATGTCGTCTTTACTCAATGGAAAGATGAGTTGAGCTTTCTTGATTGGAAAGAATCCCAGGCCTTCCAGAAGGCACATCGCAACAACGGACCACAAAGCAAGGAAAAGCCTTCTTACATTGCAGGTCCTTCCTACCTTACAAAGTATCATATGAGTTCAACACAATAAAAAGTCGGACAGGAATAACCTGTCCGACTTTATTATACGAATAAGACCCCTATTTTGTTTCATCCAATACATACTCGTTAAAGAATGCCTCGAAATTCTCCTCTGGCTGAGACCCAACAATACGCTTTACTTCTTCCCCATCTTCATAATGAACAAGTGTTGGCGTACTTTCAATCCCATACTCACCCCACGCATTTTCAAATTCAAGCAAGTTTAGCTTCTTCATATCCACACCCATATCTTCTGCTAAAGGTGCAAGGATTGGTGTTGTGTTCTGGCAGTGGATGCATGTTGGGCTATAGAAGTATACAGTCAAGTCTTCCCCATTGTTAATCTTTTCATTTAATTCACGCGGCAAGATTTGATTGTCGTAATTCTCATCATCTAATTGATCGACCGTTTCTGGGTGAAGGTTATCTTTCTCATAAGGATTTCCTTCAGACGCCTGACGATTCTGTAGTTGAACGACTGTAATTAATGTCCCTAGAAGAAGGACAATAACGGCTCCAATGATAATCATTTTCTTCATATTAAGAACTCTCCTTTATTGTACGAAGTAATACAAGGTGTGTAAGGAAGATTACCGTAAAGGCAAGTAATGACAGGAATGGAATCGTAATAAAGCCACCGTAATTGATAAATTGAGTGGTACATGGAATAATTCCACATGCCCCGCCTGTTTCTTGTAAAGCCGGAAGCTTCTGCACACCGTAATGATAGACCGCAACTAAAATTCCTATTCCACTCATGAACAACCCTGAATATGCGATGCGGGCATCTTTCTTGGCGACGGCAAGGCCGTAGATGACCACGAGTGGATACATGAGTACCCGTTGGAACCAGCAAAGTTCACACGGTACAAATTTCATAATTTCAGAGAAAAATAAACTCCCAAGCGTTGCAATAAGGGCTTGCCCCCAAGCAACCAATAATAGATTCTCTATCCTCTTCATCCGGACACCCCCAACCTATCCTTCAGTATAAAGGAAATCCCGAGCTATGTGTGTGTCGATTTATCAAATGGTGTCATGATGGTTCGTTGAGTTACAACTATGTAGAGATTCACCCATCCCACAAGAAAGAGGTAGCCATAAGCGAAACCAGCGAATACATCAGATACATAGTGAGCTTGCAAGAAATATCGGCTACCGCCTAAGAGCACACTCCAACTAATTGTAGCTAAGACGAGTAGTCTTCGTTTAGAGGCAATGGAATACAATGAACCAATCACTAAGTGACATCTCACTACAATTCGCTTCCGATGTTAATCTAACCACAATGAGTCACGCAATTAGAACAAGCGTCCGATCCTCGGGACTATTTGTTTTCTTTCCACTTCAAACCGTTCATGACATTCTCCTCCCGAATAAAGTGTATCCTAATCCCCTTATGATGTTTAGAAAAAGTTTCGCAGGGTATCGTATAGATGTGAAATTTTTTGTTAGGGGTGAATACTGATGGATCAAAAAGTAGAACAGTTAATTGAAGGACTCAACACAGACCTTGCACACGAATACGCAGCAAGCATCATGTACACGTATTACGCAGCTACTGTACAAGGACTTTACTATCAAGTATTAAAACCATTCTTTGAAGGTGAAATTGGCGACGAACAAGGACATGCCCTTTACCTTTCTGAGAAGATTAAAACGCTAGGCGGCACTCCTACAACAACACCTGCAGAGGTTAAACAGCTTACAGATGTGAAGGATATGCTTGAAGAAGCACGCCGCAACGAATACGACACAATCAAACGTTATGAAGAACGTCGCTCTCAAGCTGAAGAACTTGGTTATACAGAGCTTGTCGTTAAACTTGATGACATGATTGCAGATGAAACGCACCATATGGAAGAGATGGACCGTCTACTAGCGGACCCTCGTCTACAATAAAGTGAAGAAAGCCCCTCATTCAGAATGAGGGGCTTTTTTTACTGGGACAGGGGGACAGGTTTCTTGTCCCACATTCGAAACCTTGCGCCATAAATGCTATACTTTTCCAAAAAGGGAGGGATCGTGTATGTTGCAACAAATCTTCAAAGATGTGGACTCGTTATACGAAGAAATGGTAGAGATACGTCGGTACTTGCACCAGCACCCTGAAGTTTCATTCCATGAGGAGAAGACGGCTCAGTACATAACTGACTATTATGACCGGCTCGGCCTACCTTACCGAAGTCAAGTTGGAGGGAATGGAGTGATCGCCACATTGAAAGGTGGCAAACCCGGCAAGACGGTCGCGCTTCGAGCCGATTTCGACGCGTTGCCTATTCAAGATGAGAAGGAGGTACCGTATAAATCAACGGTACCAGGTGTGATGCACGCATGTGGCCACGACGGGCACACCGCGTCCTTACTCTGTCTCGCCAAAGCGCTCGTCCCGTATCAAGACGAACTTCCTGGTACCATCCTCTTTCTTCATCAGCATGCAGAAGAATATGCTCCTGGTGGTGCCAAGCCAATGATTGAAGATGGTGCGTTAGAAGGAGTGGACGCGGTATTTGGTACTCACTTATGGTCCAACACACCTGTAGGCGCCATCGAGACAGCTCCGACGAAATTCTTCGCAGGAGCAGACCGGTTCGAGATTACAATCCAAGGAGTTGGCGGACACGGTGCCCAACCCCATCAAACTAAAGATGCGCTCGTCATTGGCTCCCAGCTCGTCACTTCGCTCCAACAAATTGTCAGCCGGAAAGTTGACCCACTAGAGGAAGCCGTCTTAACGGTAGGGACGTTCCAAGCGGGTACGACGTTCAATGTCATCGCAGACTCTGCTAGCCTAACAGGTACGGTTCGTACATTTAATGAGCAGACACAAGATTTAATCATTGTAGAAATGGAGAAGCAAATCAAAGGGATTTGCGCGATGAATGACTGCACGTATACGTTCGACTACTTGAAGGGCTATCCACCTGTCGTCAATCATGAGAAAGAAGCAGCTCTCGTTATTGAATCTGCAGCTGAAACGCCTGGTGTAGAGGAGGCACGTTACGTATCCCCTGTCATGACAGGAGAAGATTTCTCTTACTACTTACTGG comes from the Pontibacillus halophilus JSM 076056 = DSM 19796 genome and includes:
- the yhfH gene encoding protein YhfH, which translates into the protein MLQSALEFFKSLPKKKCSDCGTDINEQADCYSNLCEKCNHPAR
- a CDS encoding YkvA family protein; this encodes MDEGQLQEKLEKGKRFYSSEKFWGKVRRYGKKAGGSVVYSVLLLYYTLQKPEVPKKTKATIIGALGYFILPLDLIPDVAAGVGYTDDLTVIGAALIQVAMYIDEETKEKAKEKLSDWFGGHADTTAIDQQLLQETDDE
- a CDS encoding LacI family DNA-binding transcriptional regulator, giving the protein MPTIEDVAKQAGLSRTTVSRVINDQPYVAEEKRQRVKEAMDLLGYVPNSSARRLRNQKTETIAILLPNITNPFFSHLIEAMEIKASAWGYRVIICQTHEDEKKELDYLELLRTKQVDGVIMTAVRNEWSKIKPYLTYGPIVLCNENVRGANLPVVYVDHEQAAYEATRHLIQQGCRHLAYLSGGNDSIVAQNRQKGFLKALNQSGLSPVLDEKMEGAYTIDHGRDVLHSLVQHHPNVDGVFTGSDEVAAGMIHEAKQLGLRVPDDLAVVGFDNQAISLLMSPSITTVEQPVTEMGEHCVETLVHYIEHPSVLFRQEIVFRHQLLVRDSTQQRVTMIS
- a CDS encoding lecithin retinol acyltransferase family protein, translating into MGVFGGRKGFNKANTNPLTELRIVLGSGADLMADAIKNKVHTEIDKMEYIFETKPNGIRRPYKLSNIAQTAGMEYLRPGQILGVRRYIGHIIHYGVYIGMREVIHFSSPSDIKNNTIIQTTMDDFLKGEEYFFVANVEKSLKFGNLYTPEEAVWRAKSELGKKDYHLLLNNCEHFAFWCRTGRSFSDQDGQFINLKGIKTKSDYLLNDMDIPKTLIKVSGFSSEKRRNK
- the hemY gene encoding protoporphyrinogen oxidase; this encodes MTMTERTIAIVGGGITGLATAYYLQKYIKEQQLPYRIQLLESSKELGGFLKTEERDGFTIERGPDSLIARKPSSFRLIEEVGLSDTVVGNATGQSYILANGKLNKMPRGSYMGIPVQVRPFLFSGLFSMKGKLRAGMDFVKPRGKETGDQSLGLFFRKRLGDEVVENLIEPLLSGIYSGDIDQLSLMSTFPNFYQLEQEHGSLIKGLKTMVPKQPKQKKKPSVFRTLTGGMSSLVNAIEERLDEGTVRFETGVDHIQRKEAGYHLLLTDGTVLKADSVVVTTPHKETERMLSQYDFLSPFKEMPATSVANVAMAFDQSAIKEDIDGTGFVVSRNEDYRITACTWTHKKWPHTTPDGKALLRVYVGKPSDQEIVNASDEEIQRVVLNDLNKVMNIEGEPEFSLITRWKESRAQYTVGHRERMETIREEMRSQLPGVYLAGASFDGLGVPDCIDQGEAAVQSVLAYLQQ
- the hemH gene encoding ferrochelatase, which gives rise to MAKKTMGLLVMAYGTPYKEEDLERFYTHIRRGRQPSQEALDELRERYDAIGGISPLARITQEQAEALRDRLNADQDEYEFKLYLGLKHIDPFIEDAVKQMAEDGVEEAVSIVLAPHYSTFSVKSYNGRAKEEAEKYGVTTITSVESWYDEPGFIQYWTEHIRKEYEKMSKEEYEKAVLVVSAHSLPEKIIQNGDPYPEQLKTTADLIADQLQIQNYAIGWQSEGNTPDPWIGPDVQDLTRDLYNEKGYRTFVYAPVGFVSDHLEVLYDNDYECKVVCDELGASYYRPEMPNTHPLFIETLAKVVLNQAKSRG
- the hemE gene encoding uroporphyrinogen decarboxylase, coding for MTTPFNDTMLKAIRGEEAGHVPVWFMRQAGRSQPEYRKLKEKYSLFEITHQPELCAYVTRLPVEQYDVDAAVLYKDIMSPLPALGVDVEIRKGVGPVIHNPIRSKHDVEKLGEIDPEADVPYVLDTIKLLTQEQLNVPLIGFTGAPFTLASYMIEGGPSKNYNKTKAMMYSEPEAWFMLMDKLANMAIRYVKSQIAAGAKVIQVFDSWVGNLNVEDYRFYIKPTMERIFEALRPEGVPLIMFGVGAGHLTKEWSELPLDVVGLDWRTTIRDARGMGIKKALQGNLDPAILLSDWDTIESRVKAILDQGMEQPNYVFNLGHGVVPEIKPETLRKVTELVHTYSKRS